A genome region from Thalassococcus arenae includes the following:
- a CDS encoding carbohydrate ABC transporter permease, with product MKTQNNRAWFLVLPVLILVAFNALIPMMTVVNYSVQETFGDNVFFWQGLDWFQQILQSERFHAALGRQFFFTALILIIEVPLGIAIALCMPRQGFWVPVCLVLMALPMLIPWNVVGAMWNIFALPDIGLLGYTLNHVLGIDYDMTQDPVAAWVTIITMDVWHWTSLVVLLSYAGLVSIPDAYYQAAKIDGASNWAVFRFIQLPKMKNVLTIAILLRFMDSFNIYTEPFVLTGGGPGNSTTLLSIDLVKIALGQFDLGPAAAMSLIYFAITLLVSWVFYTVMTKDDLN from the coding sequence ATGAAAACCCAGAACAACCGTGCCTGGTTCCTGGTTCTGCCCGTCCTGATCCTGGTGGCGTTCAACGCGCTGATCCCGATGATGACGGTGGTCAACTACTCGGTGCAGGAAACCTTCGGCGACAACGTCTTTTTCTGGCAGGGGCTGGACTGGTTCCAGCAGATCCTGCAATCCGAACGGTTCCATGCCGCGCTCGGGCGGCAGTTCTTCTTCACCGCGCTGATCCTGATCATCGAGGTGCCGCTGGGCATCGCCATCGCGCTGTGCATGCCGCGCCAGGGTTTCTGGGTGCCGGTCTGCCTGGTGCTGATGGCGCTGCCGATGCTGATCCCGTGGAACGTGGTGGGCGCGATGTGGAACATCTTCGCATTGCCCGATATCGGCCTGCTGGGCTACACGCTGAACCACGTCCTGGGCATCGACTATGACATGACGCAGGACCCGGTGGCGGCCTGGGTGACGATCATCACGATGGATGTCTGGCACTGGACCTCGCTGGTGGTGCTGCTCAGCTATGCCGGACTGGTGTCGATCCCCGACGCCTATTACCAGGCGGCCAAGATCGATGGCGCCTCGAACTGGGCGGTGTTCCGGTTCATCCAGTTGCCCAAGATGAAGAACGTCCTGACCATCGCGATCCTTCTGCGCTTCATGGACAGCTTCAACATCTACACCGAACCCTTCGTGCTGACCGGCGGGGGACCGGGCAACTCGACCACGCTGCTGTCGATCGATCTGGTCAAGATCGCGCTTGGGCAATTCGACCTGGGTCCGGCGGCGGCGATGTCGCTGATCTACTTTGCCATCACGCTGCTGGTGTCATGGGTGTTCTACACCGTCATGACCAAAGACGACCTGAACTGA
- a CDS encoding NAD(P)-dependent oxidoreductase: MKAGVIGIGDMGSGLARNLIKAGLETWGIDLLPKRMAAFGDLGGHPADCVAEVGAHADVVFVMVMNGDQAKSVILGPDGLQGSMKPGGVVLLTATIKPREAREIGAALDGSGLHLIDSPVSGGYPGAQSGTLTLIAAGEDAAFARAAPAMEAVSSVIHRVGTKPGDGQTVKACLQSLIGAQFSATFEAAALAAKAGVPGEVILNVFSTSSAGCGIVNNALQKIIDRQFEGTGSHINTMHKDLTISMGLGEELGVPLHTAAAAMQVFHAGRTRYPDGDNWVCTRVIEDIVGAELHRNSAKKTR; this comes from the coding sequence ATGAAGGCCGGCGTTATCGGGATAGGCGACATGGGTTCGGGCCTTGCCCGCAACCTCATCAAAGCGGGGCTCGAAACCTGGGGAATCGATCTGCTGCCCAAGCGGATGGCCGCTTTCGGCGATCTTGGTGGCCACCCTGCGGACTGCGTGGCCGAAGTCGGCGCCCATGCGGATGTCGTCTTTGTCATGGTGATGAACGGCGACCAGGCGAAGTCGGTGATCCTGGGCCCGGACGGTTTGCAAGGCAGCATGAAGCCGGGTGGCGTGGTGTTGCTGACGGCGACGATCAAGCCGCGCGAGGCGCGCGAGATCGGTGCGGCGCTCGACGGCAGCGGCCTGCATCTGATCGACAGCCCGGTTTCGGGCGGCTATCCCGGAGCGCAGTCGGGCACGCTGACGCTGATTGCCGCGGGCGAGGATGCGGCATTCGCCAGGGCGGCCCCGGCGATGGAGGCCGTGTCGTCGGTCATCCACCGCGTCGGCACGAAACCCGGTGACGGCCAGACCGTCAAAGCCTGCCTGCAATCGCTGATCGGCGCGCAGTTTTCAGCCACCTTCGAAGCCGCTGCACTGGCCGCCAAGGCCGGTGTTCCGGGCGAGGTGATCCTGAACGTCTTCTCGACCTCGTCGGCCGGTTGCGGGATCGTCAACAACGCCTTGCAGAAGATCATCGACCGACAGTTCGAGGGAACCGGCAGCCACATCAACACGATGCACAAGGATCTGACCATCTCGATGGGGCTGGGCGAGGAACTGGGCGTGCCGTTGCACACCGCCGCCGCGGCGATGCAGGTATTCCACGCGGGCCGCACGCGATATCCCGATGGCGACAACTGGGTCTGCACGCGGGTGATCGAAGATATCGTCGGCGCCGAGCTGCACCGCAATTCGGCCAAGAAAACCCGCTGA
- a CDS encoding ABC transporter ATP-binding protein, which yields MALELIDITKSVAGVQHIKPTTLTLETGHFNVLLGPTGSGKTSLIKLMAGLDPLASGRIVMDGEDVSALNTQKRQISLVHQFFVNYPHMSVYDNIASPLKVAGLAKSEIQGRVEKAADLLKLRPMLHRKPHELSGGQQQRTALARAIAKDSKAVFLDEPLANLDYKLREELREQLPELFAGRGAVVVYATSEPEEALLLGGYTALMQDGRVTQFGRTAHIYRDPGSLPAAQVFSDPPINIAPVDKQGGQMRMGDISWQADGDAAGLADGRYTVAIRPNYILPVQTEQAFVPLTGRVQVTELSGSESSAHFDLRGNSWVSLSHGVHPYRVGEDHTFFMDPSHCFYFGADGTRAA from the coding sequence ATGGCGCTTGAGCTCATCGACATCACCAAATCCGTCGCCGGTGTGCAGCACATAAAGCCGACGACGCTGACCCTGGAAACCGGGCATTTCAACGTGCTGCTGGGTCCGACCGGATCGGGCAAGACATCGTTGATCAAGCTGATGGCGGGTCTCGATCCGTTGGCTTCGGGCCGCATCGTGATGGACGGCGAAGACGTGTCCGCGCTCAACACGCAAAAGCGCCAGATCAGCCTGGTACACCAGTTCTTCGTCAACTACCCGCACATGAGCGTGTATGACAACATCGCCTCGCCGCTCAAGGTCGCGGGCCTTGCGAAATCCGAAATTCAGGGGCGCGTCGAAAAGGCCGCAGACCTGTTGAAACTGCGCCCGATGCTGCACCGCAAACCGCATGAATTGTCGGGCGGTCAACAGCAGCGCACGGCGTTGGCCCGTGCCATCGCCAAGGACAGCAAGGCCGTGTTCCTGGACGAGCCACTGGCCAACCTGGACTACAAGCTGCGCGAGGAATTGCGCGAACAACTGCCCGAGCTTTTCGCCGGCCGCGGAGCCGTCGTGGTCTATGCCACGTCAGAGCCGGAAGAGGCGCTTTTGCTGGGCGGCTACACCGCGCTGATGCAGGACGGCCGCGTCACCCAGTTCGGCCGCACCGCGCATATCTACCGCGATCCCGGCAGCCTGCCCGCCGCGCAGGTCTTTTCCGACCCGCCGATCAACATCGCCCCGGTCGACAAGCAGGGCGGACAGATGCGGATGGGCGATATCAGCTGGCAAGCGGACGGTGACGCCGCGGGTCTGGCGGACGGCCGCTACACCGTCGCGATCCGACCCAACTACATCCTTCCGGTGCAGACCGAACAGGCCTTCGTGCCGCTGACGGGTCGCGTTCAAGTGACCGAGCTGAGCGGATCCGAAAGCAGTGCGCATTTCGATCTGCGCGGCAACAGCTGGGTGTCGCTGTCGCATGGCGTGCATCCCTACCGCGTCGGCGAGGATCACACCTTTTTCATGGACCCGTCGCACTGCTTCTATTTCGGTGCCGACGGCACCCGTGCGGCGTAA
- a CDS encoding carbohydrate ABC transporter permease — MRLKYLVPILYIAFLMLPIYWLVTMSFKPTNEILAGFSLFPQSFTLDAYRTIFTDPTWYWGYINSIIYVTLNTVISITVALPAAYAFSRYHFIGDKHLFFWLLTNRMAPAAVFALPFFQLYSAIGIFDTHLAVALAHCLFNIPLAVWILEGFMRGVPKELDETAYVDGYPFWRFFTSIFIPTIRAGVGVAAFFCFMFSWVELLLAKTLTAVEAKPIAATMTRTASSAGYELGLLAAAGTLTIIPGAIVIYFVRNYIAKGFAMGRV, encoded by the coding sequence ATGCGTCTGAAATACCTGGTTCCGATCCTCTACATCGCCTTCCTGATGCTGCCGATCTACTGGCTGGTCACGATGAGCTTCAAGCCCACGAACGAGATCCTCGCTGGGTTCTCGCTGTTTCCGCAAAGCTTCACGCTGGACGCCTATCGCACGATCTTTACCGATCCGACATGGTACTGGGGCTATATCAACTCGATTATCTACGTGACGCTGAACACGGTGATCTCGATCACCGTCGCCTTGCCCGCGGCCTACGCCTTTTCGCGCTATCATTTCATCGGCGACAAGCACCTCTTCTTCTGGCTGCTGACCAACCGGATGGCGCCGGCGGCGGTCTTTGCGCTGCCGTTCTTCCAGCTCTATTCGGCCATCGGCATCTTCGACACACACCTGGCCGTTGCACTGGCGCATTGCCTGTTCAACATCCCGCTGGCGGTCTGGATTCTCGAAGGGTTCATGCGCGGCGTGCCCAAGGAACTGGACGAAACAGCCTATGTCGACGGCTACCCGTTCTGGCGTTTCTTCACGTCGATCTTCATCCCGACGATCCGCGCGGGCGTCGGCGTGGCGGCGTTCTTCTGCTTCATGTTCTCGTGGGTCGAACTGTTGCTGGCCAAGACCCTGACCGCGGTCGAGGCCAAGCCGATTGCCGCGACGATGACCCGCACCGCGTCAAGCGCGGGCTACGAACTGGGCCTGTTGGCCGCAGCCGGGACGCTGACGATCATCCCGGGCGCCATCGTGATCTATTTCGTGCGCAACTATATCGCCAAGGGTTTTGCGATGGGGAGGGTATGA
- a CDS encoding ABC transporter ATP-binding protein produces the protein MAKITLSKLRHSYMDAPKGPDDYALKQIDVDWEDGGAYALLGPSGCGKSTLLNIISGLLIPSEGRVLFDDKDVTELTPEARNIAQVFQFPVIYDTMSVYDNLAFPLKNRGVDAATIDRRVRTIAEMLEVTDMLDRRASGLAPDNKQKLSMGRGLVRDDVNVVMFDEPLTVIDPHLKWKLRSKLKELHQKTALTMIYVTHDQTEALTFADQVVVMQDGEVVQIGTPVELFERPAHTFVGHFIGSPGMNVLPAELRDGGAFFQGQAVALEGAVRKGASGKLEIGIRPEFVDIADAGIAARVRKAADVGRYSVVEAVVGDTPVSAIITGPVPEQGAEVHLSFAPHQTRLYADGWLATEVAQ, from the coding sequence ATGGCAAAGATCACACTTTCCAAGCTGCGCCACAGCTACATGGACGCACCCAAGGGGCCTGACGACTACGCTCTGAAACAGATCGACGTCGATTGGGAAGACGGCGGTGCCTATGCACTTCTGGGTCCGTCTGGCTGCGGCAAGTCCACGCTGCTGAACATCATCTCGGGCCTGCTCATCCCGTCCGAAGGCCGCGTGCTGTTCGACGACAAGGATGTCACCGAACTGACCCCCGAGGCGCGCAACATCGCCCAGGTGTTCCAGTTTCCGGTGATTTACGACACGATGAGCGTCTACGACAACCTGGCCTTTCCGCTGAAGAACCGCGGCGTGGACGCGGCGACGATCGACCGCCGGGTCCGGACCATCGCCGAGATGCTGGAAGTCACCGACATGCTGGATCGTCGTGCCTCGGGTCTGGCGCCGGACAACAAGCAGAAGCTGTCGATGGGGCGGGGCCTCGTGCGCGACGATGTCAACGTGGTGATGTTCGACGAACCGCTGACGGTGATCGACCCGCATCTCAAATGGAAGCTGCGCTCCAAGCTCAAGGAACTGCATCAGAAAACTGCCCTGACGATGATCTACGTCACCCATGACCAGACCGAGGCGCTGACCTTTGCCGACCAGGTCGTGGTGATGCAGGACGGCGAGGTGGTGCAGATCGGCACGCCGGTCGAATTGTTCGAGCGCCCGGCACATACCTTTGTCGGCCATTTCATCGGCTCGCCCGGCATGAACGTGCTGCCCGCGGAACTGCGCGACGGCGGGGCCTTCTTCCAGGGACAGGCCGTGGCCCTGGAAGGCGCGGTGCGAAAGGGCGCGTCCGGCAAGCTGGAAATCGGCATCCGCCCGGAATTCGTCGATATCGCCGACGCGGGCATCGCCGCACGGGTCCGCAAGGCCGCCGATGTCGGCCGCTACAGCGTGGTAGAAGCCGTCGTGGGCGACACGCCGGTTTCCGCCATCATCACCGGTCCGGTGCCGGAACAGGGCGCCGAGGTGCATCTGTCCTTCGCTCCGCACCAGACCCGCCTTTACGCCGACGGCTGGCTGGCAACGGAGGTCGCGCAATGA
- a CDS encoding BlaI/MecI/CopY family transcriptional regulator, giving the protein MARRKSEMLTEVELEFMVALWSIGSGTVRQIMDALPGDDKRAYTSVATILKVLDDKGFVRCERQDRTLVYQPAVDKSDYEGRSLKNLSDSLFGGTPTALVARLVDDEDLTEDMIHEIKQIIETRIRKDDT; this is encoded by the coding sequence GTGGCGCGGCGCAAAAGCGAGATGCTCACCGAGGTCGAACTGGAGTTCATGGTGGCCTTGTGGTCGATCGGGTCGGGCACCGTCCGACAGATCATGGATGCTTTGCCCGGCGACGACAAACGCGCCTACACGTCCGTCGCGACCATCCTGAAGGTGCTCGACGACAAGGGCTTCGTGCGCTGCGAACGCCAGGACCGCACGCTTGTCTACCAACCGGCCGTCGACAAGAGCGACTATGAGGGACGGTCCCTGAAGAACCTGTCGGATTCTTTGTTCGGAGGAACCCCGACCGCGCTGGTGGCGCGGCTGGTGGATGACGAAGACCTGACGGAAGACATGATCCACGAAATCAAACAGATCATCGAAACGAGGATCAGGAAGGATGACACTTGA
- a CDS encoding DUF2160 domain-containing protein, which produces MLSWMAWTWPTALVFIGIFAAIGVLTAIEIKYPGGHARKGILGLTTTRGDRLFLTLLGTSYIFLAWLGLFGMPLWWPLGLSVLWGLFCFWKV; this is translated from the coding sequence ATGCTGAGCTGGATGGCCTGGACCTGGCCCACCGCCCTGGTCTTCATCGGGATCTTCGCCGCCATCGGCGTGCTGACGGCGATCGAGATCAAGTATCCCGGCGGACACGCCCGCAAGGGCATCCTGGGGCTGACAACCACCCGCGGCGATCGATTGTTCCTGACGCTGCTCGGAACCAGCTACATCTTCCTCGCCTGGCTGGGACTGTTCGGAATGCCGCTTTGGTGGCCGCTGGGTCTGTCGGTCCTCTGGGGGCTGTTCTGCTTCTGGAAAGTGTGA
- a CDS encoding M56 family metallopeptidase — MVLLTAGLLAILECAFAVGGRRRAYGTRQRLALATCTALVVLIAAGPFVARLPFAASVNATDVLVSQYLKGNLAGITASDINWLLSLKTRLVDALAAGAGWGAIAIVAIFAGAFVVRLVYLACNMVCILSIVRNGTEMCRGRKITAVVSSDTSVPFSTRGLTRYYVVIPQQVAADRKTLSLAMGHELQHIRQGDVDAEIVMSLLSLFLVLNPGFWFIAARVRRLGEYACDRAVLARRRFDARSYSLRLLEVAHHALTCRHAKQPSAFGVPLVGRSLPFLRRRTALKDRVLAIASHVDNPVRENRLLGSLLGATMICGVLFGATAFARPADWSHDRIMLSTVANLERLNQHNTLAQRSW, encoded by the coding sequence ATGGTTCTGTTGACCGCTGGTTTGCTGGCAATCCTCGAATGCGCGTTCGCCGTAGGCGGCCGACGACGGGCCTACGGAACCAGGCAACGGCTGGCGCTGGCCACCTGCACGGCACTGGTGGTTCTGATCGCAGCCGGTCCTTTTGTGGCCCGGCTGCCCTTCGCCGCTTCGGTCAACGCCACCGACGTTCTCGTGTCGCAATACCTTAAGGGAAATCTGGCCGGCATCACAGCCAGCGACATCAACTGGCTGCTGTCGCTCAAGACCCGGCTTGTCGATGCCCTTGCCGCCGGCGCGGGATGGGGTGCGATCGCCATCGTCGCGATATTTGCCGGGGCCTTTGTGGTGCGCCTGGTCTATCTGGCGTGCAACATGGTCTGCATCTTGTCCATCGTCCGGAACGGAACGGAGATGTGCCGCGGCCGCAAGATCACCGCCGTGGTCAGTTCGGACACGAGCGTGCCCTTCTCGACCCGAGGATTGACGCGCTATTATGTCGTGATCCCGCAGCAAGTCGCGGCCGATCGCAAGACGCTGTCACTGGCGATGGGGCATGAGCTGCAGCACATCCGTCAGGGCGACGTGGACGCCGAAATCGTGATGTCGCTGTTGTCGCTTTTTCTGGTGCTGAACCCCGGCTTCTGGTTCATCGCAGCGCGGGTTCGACGGCTGGGCGAATATGCCTGCGACCGCGCGGTTCTGGCGCGCCGCAGGTTCGACGCGCGCAGCTATTCGCTGCGCCTTCTCGAAGTCGCTCACCATGCACTGACCTGCCGCCATGCCAAGCAGCCATCCGCGTTCGGAGTGCCGCTGGTCGGTCGCAGCCTGCCGTTCCTGCGTCGCCGGACGGCGCTCAAGGATCGGGTTCTTGCGATCGCCAGCCATGTCGACAATCCCGTCCGCGAAAACCGGCTCTTGGGAAGCTTGCTGGGTGCAACGATGATCTGTGGCGTGCTATTCGGTGCAACGGCCTTTGCGCGGCCGGCCGACTGGAGCCATGACCGGATCATGCTGAGCACCGTCGCCAATCTGGAACGGCTCAACCAGCACAACACGCTGGCGCAACGATCCTGGTGA
- a CDS encoding sugar phosphate isomerase/epimerase family protein: protein MKLGVICDGISRDLAHAVDVMDEFGLTHAELQFVGDTEVGDHSAEEIRAIDALLRDRGKPVSCLSRHIFAGMTRDNVPGDALHTRHMDALKRVIGMAHVVGSPLVRIMTPKKEQILWGHNGAEKWNVAHGAWDAMLPLIAPACDVARDAGVTLVVETGNGTMVNSNWTARKLIDDLDAKEVLRVLWDPANNCWCHERAWPDGYETVKDGYLGHVHIKDVTVDTPRATLHVRRMGDGQLADQFQAIADALRADGYDGVVSFESVYHPGNGDFEEGFRQCIDRFKSHFE, encoded by the coding sequence ATGAAACTGGGTGTCATCTGCGACGGCATAAGCCGCGACCTCGCCCACGCGGTCGATGTGATGGATGAATTCGGCCTGACCCATGCCGAACTGCAATTCGTCGGCGACACCGAGGTGGGCGACCATTCGGCGGAAGAGATCCGGGCCATCGACGCCCTGCTGCGCGACCGGGGCAAGCCGGTCTCGTGCCTTTCGCGCCACATCTTCGCGGGCATGACCAGGGACAACGTGCCGGGCGACGCGCTGCACACCCGACACATGGACGCGCTCAAGCGGGTGATCGGCATGGCGCATGTTGTCGGCAGTCCGCTGGTGCGGATCATGACGCCGAAAAAGGAACAGATCCTGTGGGGCCACAACGGCGCCGAAAAATGGAACGTCGCCCACGGCGCATGGGACGCGATGCTGCCACTGATCGCCCCCGCCTGCGACGTGGCGCGCGATGCCGGCGTGACGCTTGTGGTGGAAACCGGCAACGGCACGATGGTCAACTCGAACTGGACGGCGCGCAAGCTGATCGACGATCTCGACGCCAAGGAGGTGCTCAGGGTGCTGTGGGACCCGGCCAACAATTGCTGGTGTCACGAACGCGCCTGGCCGGACGGGTACGAGACGGTGAAGGACGGCTATCTCGGCCATGTCCACATCAAGGACGTGACGGTCGATACGCCGCGCGCCACGCTGCATGTCCGGCGGATGGGAGACGGCCAACTGGCCGACCAATTCCAGGCCATCGCCGATGCGCTGCGCGCCGATGGCTATGACGGTGTGGTGAGTTTCGAGTCGGTCTACCACCCCGGCAATGGTGACTTCGAAGAAGGCTTCCGGCAATGCATCGACCGCTTCAAGTCGCATTTTGAGTAA
- a CDS encoding ABC transporter substrate-binding protein codes for MRTYLLSAVAAAAVIAGTGSLYADEAAAMRWIDSEFQPSTLSKDEQLAEMKWFIQAAEPFKGMEINVLSEGIPTHSYEADVLTKAFEEITGIKVNHQILGEGEVVQAVQTQMQTQRNLYDGYVNDSDLIGTHSRLQLAYNLTDQMAGDWAATTSPTLDLQDFMGIQFTTGPDGDLYQLPDQQFANLYWFRKDWFDRQDLKDAFKAKYGYDLGVPVNWSAYEDIAEFFSNDVKEIDGVRIYGHMDYGKRAPDLGWRMTDAWLSMAGAGSKGEPNGVPIDEWGIRMEAGSCNPAGASVTRGGAANGPAAVYAIRKWDEWLRNYAPPGAASFDFYQSLPALSQGNVAQQIFWYTAFTADMVKPKSEGNNTVDDDGNPLWRMAPSPHGPYWEEGQKVGYQDVGSWTFLKSTPSDRAQAAWLYAQFVTSKTVDVKKSHVGLTFIRDSTVNHESFTERAPKLGGLVEFYRSPDRVRWSPTGINVPDYPKLAQIWWQQIGDVNSGAFTPQEAMDRLAEEMDITMARMQRADEAQNVYGGCGPRLNEEKDAEWWFANGGAKPKLDNEKPQGETVDYDELVARWSQN; via the coding sequence ATGCGGACGTATCTTCTCTCCGCAGTTGCGGCGGCTGCCGTGATTGCGGGAACAGGTTCGCTTTACGCCGATGAAGCGGCTGCAATGCGCTGGATCGACAGCGAATTTCAGCCTTCGACGCTGAGCAAAGACGAACAATTGGCCGAAATGAAGTGGTTCATCCAGGCCGCCGAACCCTTCAAGGGCATGGAAATCAACGTGCTGTCCGAGGGCATCCCCACGCACAGCTACGAAGCCGACGTGCTGACCAAGGCCTTCGAGGAAATCACCGGGATCAAGGTCAACCACCAGATCCTCGGCGAGGGCGAGGTCGTGCAGGCGGTGCAGACCCAGATGCAGACCCAGCGGAACCTCTATGACGGATATGTCAACGATTCCGACCTGATCGGCACCCATTCGCGGCTACAGCTGGCCTACAACCTGACCGACCAGATGGCCGGCGACTGGGCCGCGACCACGTCGCCGACGCTGGATCTACAGGATTTCATGGGCATCCAGTTCACCACCGGCCCGGATGGCGATCTCTACCAGTTGCCCGACCAGCAATTCGCCAACCTCTACTGGTTCCGCAAGGACTGGTTCGACCGGCAAGACCTGAAGGACGCGTTCAAGGCGAAATACGGCTATGACCTGGGCGTGCCGGTCAACTGGTCGGCCTACGAGGACATCGCCGAGTTCTTCTCGAACGACGTCAAGGAAATCGACGGTGTGCGCATCTACGGTCACATGGATTACGGCAAGCGCGCGCCCGACCTGGGCTGGCGGATGACCGATGCCTGGTTGTCGATGGCCGGCGCCGGTTCCAAAGGCGAACCGAACGGCGTGCCGATCGACGAATGGGGCATCCGCATGGAAGCCGGTTCGTGCAATCCGGCCGGCGCAAGCGTGACCCGCGGCGGTGCGGCGAACGGCCCGGCGGCGGTCTACGCGATCCGCAAATGGGATGAATGGCTGCGCAACTACGCGCCTCCGGGTGCGGCGTCGTTCGACTTCTACCAGTCGCTGCCGGCACTCAGCCAGGGCAACGTGGCCCAGCAGATCTTCTGGTACACGGCCTTCACCGCCGACATGGTCAAGCCGAAATCCGAAGGCAACAATACCGTGGACGACGACGGCAACCCGCTGTGGCGGATGGCACCCAGCCCGCACGGTCCCTATTGGGAAGAGGGCCAGAAGGTCGGCTATCAGGACGTGGGGTCGTGGACCTTCCTCAAGTCCACCCCGTCGGATCGGGCGCAGGCGGCCTGGCTCTATGCCCAGTTCGTCACCTCGAAAACCGTCGACGTGAAGAAGTCGCATGTGGGTCTGACCTTCATCCGCGACAGCACGGTGAACCATGAATCCTTCACCGAACGCGCGCCCAAGCTGGGCGGCCTGGTCGAGTTCTACCGCTCGCCCGACCGCGTGCGTTGGTCGCCGACGGGTATCAACGTGCCCGACTATCCCAAGCTGGCCCAGATCTGGTGGCAGCAGATCGGTGACGTGAACTCGGGCGCCTTCACCCCGCAAGAGGCGATGGACCGCCTGGCCGAGGAGATGGACATCACCATGGCCCGGATGCAGCGGGCCGACGAGGCGCAGAACGTCTATGGCGGCTGCGGCCCGCGTCTGAACGAGGAAAAGGACGCGGAATGGTGGTTCGCCAATGGCGGGGCCAAGCCGAAGCTCGACAACGAAAAGCCGCAGGGCGAGACCGTCGATTACGACGAGCTTGTCGCGCGCTGGTCGCAGAACTGA
- a CDS encoding Gfo/Idh/MocA family protein yields MRPSIAVFGAGLIGQAHIRRVTAQARLAAIVDPAPAARALANEHGAPWFPDPESYLSGHRPDGAIIATPNRLHEAHGLACAASGIPMLVEKPITADTAGAARLVDAAEKAGVPLLVGHHRRHNPLIDAARAAIASGRLGDIVAVTAQFWLYKPDVYFEQGWRRMPGAGPVFINLIHDVDLLRFLCGEVSQVMAIESNATRGFDVEDTTAILMRFVNGALGTVTASDTIVAPWSWEFTAGENPAYPHVPIQAYKIGGTDASLSIPDLTLWRHTTMKGWWEPMVSETLPYAAADPLDRQMAHFVDVIAGRAVPLVSGREALRTLALVEAIKHAAETGVVQPLNPG; encoded by the coding sequence GTGCGCCCTTCCATCGCCGTGTTCGGAGCCGGGCTGATCGGCCAGGCGCATATCCGACGCGTGACCGCGCAGGCCCGCCTGGCCGCCATTGTCGACCCGGCGCCCGCGGCACGGGCCTTGGCGAACGAACATGGCGCACCATGGTTTCCCGATCCCGAAAGCTACCTGTCCGGCCACCGTCCGGACGGCGCGATCATCGCCACGCCGAACCGATTGCACGAAGCGCATGGCCTGGCCTGCGCGGCGTCGGGAATCCCGATGCTGGTGGAAAAGCCGATCACCGCCGACACGGCCGGTGCCGCGCGGTTGGTGGACGCCGCCGAAAAGGCCGGCGTGCCGCTGCTGGTAGGTCATCACCGCCGGCACAATCCGCTGATCGACGCCGCGCGGGCGGCGATCGCGTCGGGCCGGTTGGGCGATATCGTGGCCGTGACCGCGCAGTTCTGGCTGTACAAGCCCGACGTCTATTTCGAACAGGGCTGGCGCCGCATGCCCGGTGCCGGTCCGGTCTTCATCAATCTCATCCACGATGTCGACCTGTTGCGATTTCTTTGCGGCGAAGTCAGCCAAGTGATGGCGATCGAGTCGAACGCCACACGCGGCTTCGATGTCGAGGATACGACCGCCATCCTGATGCGTTTCGTCAATGGCGCGCTTGGTACCGTGACGGCATCCGACACGATCGTCGCGCCGTGGAGCTGGGAATTCACCGCCGGTGAAAACCCGGCCTATCCCCATGTGCCGATCCAAGCCTACAAGATCGGCGGAACGGACGCATCGCTGAGCATCCCCGACCTGACCCTCTGGCGGCACACGACCATGAAGGGATGGTGGGAACCGATGGTCTCGGAAACCCTGCCCTACGCTGCGGCGGATCCGCTTGACCGGCAGATGGCACATTTCGTGGACGTGATCGCCGGTCGCGCCGTGCCGCTTGTCAGCGGCCGCGAAGCCCTGCGGACGCTGGCCCTTGTCGAAGCGATCAAACACGCCGCCGAGACCGGTGTGGTTCAGCCGCTGAACCCGGGCTGA